A stretch of the Lineus longissimus chromosome 12, tnLinLong1.2, whole genome shotgun sequence genome encodes the following:
- the LOC135497015 gene encoding neprilysin-1-like isoform X3: MEGKYRTEFDNDTNSSTVEIAGTNASINTMTPIMESQNSRKRGWFKRRTGLELGLFALFFLMFVVAVALLIILVTQDKGGQAGPSGSPQKNGQVCYSADCVVASARLMEGMNRKADPCDDFYEYACGNWIKKNIIPEDQYSINTFSVLRDELQVQIRGLLEKPVKPSHPASVVKSKHLYTSCVNESLIDERDLTPMWPLLNELGGWPVLNKTWDDSKFDLVQMLVKLRLYNNRLLINHLVSPDDKQSDKYINQLDQASLAMPNRDYYLKGKNDTMLQAYQTLATGVAIAFGAEKAFAEQEISKMIDFEIELANITIPEDQRRDSEANYHKMTVRQLSQNVSGFDWLLYLNSFFKEINVTLTADDLLVVHAPAYLKNLVELVQKTNKRTLATYLVWRITQYRVSNLPLKYRELTNQYNKVIFGSGVERPRWRTCVSYVQDRLGWSVGRLFVEEYFDDTAKSHAEDMIHNIRKAFNDFLTVNTWMDNVTKRAAKEKADAISEKIGYPEFILNNTALDEKYEELTFYPNLYFENVLENLKVSAIKNLELIKEDVDKTKWSSYPAVVNAFYSSSRNQIMFPAGILQPPFFSPTNPKFLNYGGIGVVVGHEITHGFDDEGRQFDKDGNLKQWWGSSVVDAFKNKAQCIIDQYGNYTVAEVNMNLNGVQTQGENIADNGGLKQAYKAYREWVVSQGHEEPKLPGINLENNQLFFLNFAQVWCGSRRKASFINRIRTGRHSPGMFRVIGSVSNSQEFAEAYKCPVGSKMNPNNKCAVW; encoded by the exons CCAAAACTCACGGAAACGAGGATGGTTCAAGCGGCGGACTGGCCTAGAGCTGGGCTTGTTCGCCCTGTTTTTCTTGATGTTTGTGGTAGCCGTAGCCCTCCTGATTATACTGGTAACTCAAGACAAAGGCGGACAAG CAGGTCCCTCAGGAAGCCCCCAGAAGAATGGACAAGTGTGTTATTCTGCTGATTGTGTTGTTGCGT CTGCCCGTCTCATGGAAGGGATGAACCGGAAGGCAGACCCCTGTGATGATTTCTACGAGTACGCCTGCGGTAACTGGATTAAGAAGAACATCATTCCCGAGGACCAGTACAGCATCAACACGTTCAGCGTCTTGCGGGACGAGCTGCAGGTTCAGATTAGGGGGCTCTTGGAGAAGCCCGTCAAGCCATCCCATCCCGCGTCGGTGGTCAAATCGAAGCATCTTTACACCTCGTGCGTAAATGAAT CCTTGATAGACGAACGAGACCTGACTCCAATGTGGCCCTTGCTCAATGAGCTGGGTGGCTGGCCAGTGTTGAACAAGACCTGGGACGACTCCAAGTTCGACTTGGTTCAGATGTTGGTCAAGCTTCGTCTGTACAACAACAGGCTTCTGATTAATCATTTGGTGTCACCAGATGACAAACAGTCGGATAAATATATCAACCAG CTCGACCAGGCATCGCTAGCTATGCCAAATAGGGACTATTACCTGAAAGGTAAAAATGACACGATGTTACAAGCATATCAGACTTTGGCCACAGGAGTGGCCATAGCTTTTGGAGCTGAGAAGGCGTTCGCCGAGCAGGAAATATCAAAGATGATCGACTTCGAAATAGAATTAGCAAAT ATCACGATACCGGAAGACCAGCGACGCGATTCGGAGGCTAATTATCACAAGATGACTGTTCGCCAACTCTCACAAAATGTCTCAGGG TTTGATTGGTTGCTCTACCTCAATAGCTTTTTCAAAGAGATCAACGTGACGTTGACTGCAGATGATCTACTGGTCGTCCACGCCCCGGCCTATCTGAAAAATCTAGTAGAACTTGTtcaaaagacaaataaaag AACATTAGCAACATATCTTGTATGGAGAATCACCCAGTACAGAGTTAGTAACTTACCGTTGAAGTACAGGGAACTAACAAACCAATATAACAAG GTTATATTCGGTTCAGGGGTTGAGCGGCCACGATGGCGGACGTGCGTGTCCTACGTACAGGATCGACTGGGATGGTCAGTGGGGCGGCTGTTCGTTGAAGAATATTTTGACGACACGGCAAAATCCCAT GCCGAAGATATGATCCACAACATCAGAAAAGCCTTCAATGACTTTCTCACTGTCAACACCTGGATGGATAACGTCACGAAAAGGGCAGCCAAGGAGAAGGCGGACGCCATTAGCGAGAAGATTGGTTACCCAGAGTTCATTCTGAACAATACAGCACTGgatgagaaatatgaagag CTCACCTTCTACCCAAATctctattttgaaaatgtcctggAGAATTTAAAAGTTAGTGCCATCAAAAATCTGGAGCTGATAAAGGAAGATGTAGATAAGACTAAGTGGTCGTCATATCCTGCTGTGGTGAACGCATTTTACAGTTCATCTAGGAACCAAATCA TGTTCCCTGCAGGAATACTGCAGCCCCCATTCTTTAGTCCAACGAACCCAAA GTTTTTGAATTACGGTGGAATAGGAGTGGTAGTAGGCCATGAGATTACCCATGGCTTTGATGACGAAG GGCGCCAGTTCGACAAAGATGGCAACCTTAAGCAGTGGTGGGGGTCAAGTGTCGTAGACGCCTTTAAAAACAAAGCACAGTGTATTATAGACCAGTATGGCAATTATACAGTAGCCGAGGTCAATATGAAT TTAAATGGCGTTCAAACCCAAGGTGAAAATATAGCGGACAATGGTGGATTAAAGCAAGCCTATAAG gCATATCGGGAGTGGGTGGTCTCCCAAGGCCACGAAGAGCCAAAATTACCGGGAATCAATTTAGAAAATAATCAGTTATTTTTCCTAAATTTCGCTCAG GTCTGGTGTGGATCACGACGGAAAGCAAGTTTTATTAATCGAATACGAACGGGCCGGCACAGCCCGGGGATGTTCAG AGTCATCGGCTCCGTTTCTAATTCGCAAGAGTTTGCCGAAGCCTACAAGTGCCCTGTCGGATCCAAGATGAACCCGAATAACAAGTGCGCAGTTTGGTGA
- the LOC135497015 gene encoding neprilysin-1-like isoform X2, which produces MEGKYRTEFDNDTNSSTVEIAGTNASINTMTPIMESQNSRKRGWFKRRTGLELGLFALFFLMFVVAVALLIILVTQDKGGQAGPSGSPQKNGQVCYSADCVVASARLMEGMNRKADPCDDFYEYACGNWIKKNIIPEDQYSINTFSVLRDELQVQIRGLLEKPVKPSHPASVVKSKHLYTSCVNESLIDERDLTPMWPLLNELGGWPVLNKTWDDSKFDLVQMLVKLRLYNNRLLINHLVSPDDKQSDKYINQLDQASLAMPNRDYYLKGKNDTMLQAYQTLATGVAIAFGAEKAFAEQEISKMIDFEIELANITIPEDQRRDSEANYHKMTVRQLSQNVSGFDWLLYLNSFFKEINVTLTADDLLVVHAPAYLKNLVELVQKTNKRTLATYLVWRITQYRVSNLPLKYRELTNQYNKVIFGSGVERPRWRTCVSYVQDRLGWSVGRLFVEEYFDDTAKSHAEDMIHNIRKAFNDFLTVNTWMDNVTKRAAKEKADAISEKIGYPEFILNNTALDEKYEELTFYPNLYFENVLENLKVSAIKNLELIKEDVDKTKWSSYPAVVNAFYSSSRNQIMFPAGILQPPFFSPTNPKSLNYGGIGMVIGHEITHGFDDQGRQFDKDGNLKQWWGSSVVDAFKNKAQCIIDQYGNYTVAEVNMNLNGVQTQGENIADNGGLKQAYKAYREWVVSQGHEEPKLPGINLENNQLFFLNFAQIWCGHRRPPNYVTVIRTGRHSVGRFRVIGSVSNSQEFAEAYKCPVGSKMNPNNKCAVW; this is translated from the exons CCAAAACTCACGGAAACGAGGATGGTTCAAGCGGCGGACTGGCCTAGAGCTGGGCTTGTTCGCCCTGTTTTTCTTGATGTTTGTGGTAGCCGTAGCCCTCCTGATTATACTGGTAACTCAAGACAAAGGCGGACAAG CAGGTCCCTCAGGAAGCCCCCAGAAGAATGGACAAGTGTGTTATTCTGCTGATTGTGTTGTTGCGT CTGCCCGTCTCATGGAAGGGATGAACCGGAAGGCAGACCCCTGTGATGATTTCTACGAGTACGCCTGCGGTAACTGGATTAAGAAGAACATCATTCCCGAGGACCAGTACAGCATCAACACGTTCAGCGTCTTGCGGGACGAGCTGCAGGTTCAGATTAGGGGGCTCTTGGAGAAGCCCGTCAAGCCATCCCATCCCGCGTCGGTGGTCAAATCGAAGCATCTTTACACCTCGTGCGTAAATGAAT CCTTGATAGACGAACGAGACCTGACTCCAATGTGGCCCTTGCTCAATGAGCTGGGTGGCTGGCCAGTGTTGAACAAGACCTGGGACGACTCCAAGTTCGACTTGGTTCAGATGTTGGTCAAGCTTCGTCTGTACAACAACAGGCTTCTGATTAATCATTTGGTGTCACCAGATGACAAACAGTCGGATAAATATATCAACCAG CTCGACCAGGCATCGCTAGCTATGCCAAATAGGGACTATTACCTGAAAGGTAAAAATGACACGATGTTACAAGCATATCAGACTTTGGCCACAGGAGTGGCCATAGCTTTTGGAGCTGAGAAGGCGTTCGCCGAGCAGGAAATATCAAAGATGATCGACTTCGAAATAGAATTAGCAAAT ATCACGATACCGGAAGACCAGCGACGCGATTCGGAGGCTAATTATCACAAGATGACTGTTCGCCAACTCTCACAAAATGTCTCAGGG TTTGATTGGTTGCTCTACCTCAATAGCTTTTTCAAAGAGATCAACGTGACGTTGACTGCAGATGATCTACTGGTCGTCCACGCCCCGGCCTATCTGAAAAATCTAGTAGAACTTGTtcaaaagacaaataaaag AACATTAGCAACATATCTTGTATGGAGAATCACCCAGTACAGAGTTAGTAACTTACCGTTGAAGTACAGGGAACTAACAAACCAATATAACAAG GTTATATTCGGTTCAGGGGTTGAGCGGCCACGATGGCGGACGTGCGTGTCCTACGTACAGGATCGACTGGGATGGTCAGTGGGGCGGCTGTTCGTTGAAGAATATTTTGACGACACGGCAAAATCCCAT GCCGAAGATATGATCCACAACATCAGAAAAGCCTTCAATGACTTTCTCACTGTCAACACCTGGATGGATAACGTCACGAAAAGGGCAGCCAAGGAGAAGGCGGACGCCATTAGCGAGAAGATTGGTTACCCAGAGTTCATTCTGAACAATACAGCACTGgatgagaaatatgaagag CTCACCTTCTACCCAAATctctattttgaaaatgtcctggAGAATTTAAAAGTTAGTGCCATCAAAAATCTGGAGCTGATAAAGGAAGATGTAGATAAGACTAAGTGGTCGTCATATCCTGCTGTGGTGAACGCATTTTACAGTTCATCTAGGAACCAAATCA TGTTCCCTGCAGGAATACTGCAGCCCCCATTCTTTAGTCCAACGAACCCAAA GAGTCTTAACTACGGAGGGATAGGTATGGTAATAGGCCATGAGATTACACATGGCTTCGATGATCAAG GGCGCCAGTTCGACAAAGATGGCAACCTTAAGCAGTGGTGGGGGTCAAGTGTCGTAGACGCCTTTAAAAACAAAGCACAGTGTATTATAGACCAGTATGGCAATTATACAGTAGCCGAGGTCAATATGAAT TTAAATGGCGTTCAAACCCAAGGTGAAAATATAGCGGACAATGGTGGATTAAAGCAAGCCTATAAG gCATATCGGGAGTGGGTGGTCTCCCAAGGCCACGAAGAGCCAAAATTACCGGGAATCAATTTAGAAAATAATCAGTTATTTTTCCTAAATTTCGCTCAG ATATGGTGCGGGCATCGTCGTCCGCCGAATTACGTGACCGTTATACGGACGGGCCGGCACAGTGTTGGTCGGTTTAG AGTCATCGGCTCCGTTTCTAATTCGCAAGAGTTTGCCGAAGCCTACAAGTGCCCTGTCGGATCCAAGATGAACCCGAATAACAAGTGCGCAGTTTGGTGA
- the LOC135497015 gene encoding membrane metallo-endopeptidase-like 1 isoform X11 — translation MEGKYRTEFDNDTNSSTVEIAGTNASINTMTPIMESQNSRKRGWFKRRTGLELGLFALFFLMFVVAVALLIILVTQDKGGQAGPSGSPQKNGQVCYSADCVVASARLMEGMNRKADPCDDFYEYACGNWIKKNIIPEDQYSINTFSVLRDELQVQIRGLLEKPVKPSHPASVVKSKHLYTSCVNESLIDERDLTPMWPLLNELGGWPVLNKTWDDSKFDLVQMLVKLRLYNNRLLINHLVSPDDKQSDKYINQLDQASLAMPNRDYYLKGKNDTMLQAYQTLATGVAIAFGAEKAFAEQEISKMIDFEIELANITIPEDQRRDSEANYHKMTVRQLSQNVSGFDWLLYLNSFFKEINVTLTADDLLVVHAPAYLKNLVELVQKTNKRTLATYLVWRITQYRVSNLPLKYRELTNQYNKVIFGSGVERPRWRTCVSYVQDRLGWSVGRLFVEEYFDDTAKSHAEDMIHNIRKAFNDFLTVNTWMDNVTKRAAKEKADAISEKIGYPEFILNNTALDEKYEELTFYPNLYFENVLENLKVSAIKNLELIKEDVDKTKWSSYPAVVNAFYSSSRNQIMFPAGILQPPFFSPTNPKSLNYGGIGMVIGHEITHGFDDQGRQFDKDGNLKQWWGSSVVDAFKNKAQCIIDQYGNYTVAEVNMNLNGVQTQGENIADNGGLKQAYKAYREWVVSQGHEEPKLPGINLENNQLFFLNFAQSHRLRF, via the exons CCAAAACTCACGGAAACGAGGATGGTTCAAGCGGCGGACTGGCCTAGAGCTGGGCTTGTTCGCCCTGTTTTTCTTGATGTTTGTGGTAGCCGTAGCCCTCCTGATTATACTGGTAACTCAAGACAAAGGCGGACAAG CAGGTCCCTCAGGAAGCCCCCAGAAGAATGGACAAGTGTGTTATTCTGCTGATTGTGTTGTTGCGT CTGCCCGTCTCATGGAAGGGATGAACCGGAAGGCAGACCCCTGTGATGATTTCTACGAGTACGCCTGCGGTAACTGGATTAAGAAGAACATCATTCCCGAGGACCAGTACAGCATCAACACGTTCAGCGTCTTGCGGGACGAGCTGCAGGTTCAGATTAGGGGGCTCTTGGAGAAGCCCGTCAAGCCATCCCATCCCGCGTCGGTGGTCAAATCGAAGCATCTTTACACCTCGTGCGTAAATGAAT CCTTGATAGACGAACGAGACCTGACTCCAATGTGGCCCTTGCTCAATGAGCTGGGTGGCTGGCCAGTGTTGAACAAGACCTGGGACGACTCCAAGTTCGACTTGGTTCAGATGTTGGTCAAGCTTCGTCTGTACAACAACAGGCTTCTGATTAATCATTTGGTGTCACCAGATGACAAACAGTCGGATAAATATATCAACCAG CTCGACCAGGCATCGCTAGCTATGCCAAATAGGGACTATTACCTGAAAGGTAAAAATGACACGATGTTACAAGCATATCAGACTTTGGCCACAGGAGTGGCCATAGCTTTTGGAGCTGAGAAGGCGTTCGCCGAGCAGGAAATATCAAAGATGATCGACTTCGAAATAGAATTAGCAAAT ATCACGATACCGGAAGACCAGCGACGCGATTCGGAGGCTAATTATCACAAGATGACTGTTCGCCAACTCTCACAAAATGTCTCAGGG TTTGATTGGTTGCTCTACCTCAATAGCTTTTTCAAAGAGATCAACGTGACGTTGACTGCAGATGATCTACTGGTCGTCCACGCCCCGGCCTATCTGAAAAATCTAGTAGAACTTGTtcaaaagacaaataaaag AACATTAGCAACATATCTTGTATGGAGAATCACCCAGTACAGAGTTAGTAACTTACCGTTGAAGTACAGGGAACTAACAAACCAATATAACAAG GTTATATTCGGTTCAGGGGTTGAGCGGCCACGATGGCGGACGTGCGTGTCCTACGTACAGGATCGACTGGGATGGTCAGTGGGGCGGCTGTTCGTTGAAGAATATTTTGACGACACGGCAAAATCCCAT GCCGAAGATATGATCCACAACATCAGAAAAGCCTTCAATGACTTTCTCACTGTCAACACCTGGATGGATAACGTCACGAAAAGGGCAGCCAAGGAGAAGGCGGACGCCATTAGCGAGAAGATTGGTTACCCAGAGTTCATTCTGAACAATACAGCACTGgatgagaaatatgaagag CTCACCTTCTACCCAAATctctattttgaaaatgtcctggAGAATTTAAAAGTTAGTGCCATCAAAAATCTGGAGCTGATAAAGGAAGATGTAGATAAGACTAAGTGGTCGTCATATCCTGCTGTGGTGAACGCATTTTACAGTTCATCTAGGAACCAAATCA TGTTCCCTGCAGGAATACTGCAGCCCCCATTCTTTAGTCCAACGAACCCAAA GAGTCTTAACTACGGAGGGATAGGTATGGTAATAGGCCATGAGATTACACATGGCTTCGATGATCAAG GGCGCCAGTTCGACAAAGATGGCAACCTTAAGCAGTGGTGGGGGTCAAGTGTCGTAGACGCCTTTAAAAACAAAGCACAGTGTATTATAGACCAGTATGGCAATTATACAGTAGCCGAGGTCAATATGAAT TTAAATGGCGTTCAAACCCAAGGTGAAAATATAGCGGACAATGGTGGATTAAAGCAAGCCTATAAG gCATATCGGGAGTGGGTGGTCTCCCAAGGCCACGAAGAGCCAAAATTACCGGGAATCAATTTAGAAAATAATCAGTTATTTTTCCTAAATTTCGCTCAG AGTCATCGGCTCCGTTTCTAA
- the LOC135497015 gene encoding neprilysin-1-like isoform X9 yields MTPIMESQNSRKRGWFKRRTGLELGLFALFFLMFVVAVALLIILVTQDKGGQAGPSGSPQKNGQVCYSADCVVASARLMEGMNRKADPCDDFYEYACGNWIKKNIIPEDQYSINTFSVLRDELQVQIRGLLEKPVKPSHPASVVKSKHLYTSCVNESLIDERDLTPMWPLLNELGGWPVLNKTWDDSKFDLVQMLVKLRLYNNRLLINHLVSPDDKQSDKYINQLDQASLAMPNRDYYLKGKNDTMLQAYQTLATGVAIAFGAEKAFAEQEISKMIDFEIELANITIPEDQRRDSEANYHKMTVRQLSQNVSGFDWLLYLNSFFKEINVTLTADDLLVVHAPAYLKNLVELVQKTNKRTLATYLVWRITQYRVSNLPLKYRELTNQYNKVIFGSGVERPRWRTCVSYVQDRLGWSVGRLFVEEYFDDTAKSHAEDMIHNIRKAFNDFLTVNTWMDNVTKRAAKEKADAISEKIGYPEFILNNTALDEKYEELTFYPNLYFENVLENLKVSAIKNLELIKEDVDKTKWSSYPAVVNAFYSSSRNQIMFPAGILQPPFFSPTNPKSLNYGGIGMVIGHEITHGFDDQGRQFDKDGNLKQWWGSSVVDAFKNKAQCIIDQYGNYTVAEVNMNLNGVQTQGENIADNGGLKQAYKAYREWVVSQGHEEPKLPGINLENNQLFFLNFAQVWCGSRRKASFINRIRTGRHSPGMFRVIGSVSNSQEFAEAYKCPVGSKMNPNNKCAVW; encoded by the exons CCAAAACTCACGGAAACGAGGATGGTTCAAGCGGCGGACTGGCCTAGAGCTGGGCTTGTTCGCCCTGTTTTTCTTGATGTTTGTGGTAGCCGTAGCCCTCCTGATTATACTGGTAACTCAAGACAAAGGCGGACAAG CAGGTCCCTCAGGAAGCCCCCAGAAGAATGGACAAGTGTGTTATTCTGCTGATTGTGTTGTTGCGT CTGCCCGTCTCATGGAAGGGATGAACCGGAAGGCAGACCCCTGTGATGATTTCTACGAGTACGCCTGCGGTAACTGGATTAAGAAGAACATCATTCCCGAGGACCAGTACAGCATCAACACGTTCAGCGTCTTGCGGGACGAGCTGCAGGTTCAGATTAGGGGGCTCTTGGAGAAGCCCGTCAAGCCATCCCATCCCGCGTCGGTGGTCAAATCGAAGCATCTTTACACCTCGTGCGTAAATGAAT CCTTGATAGACGAACGAGACCTGACTCCAATGTGGCCCTTGCTCAATGAGCTGGGTGGCTGGCCAGTGTTGAACAAGACCTGGGACGACTCCAAGTTCGACTTGGTTCAGATGTTGGTCAAGCTTCGTCTGTACAACAACAGGCTTCTGATTAATCATTTGGTGTCACCAGATGACAAACAGTCGGATAAATATATCAACCAG CTCGACCAGGCATCGCTAGCTATGCCAAATAGGGACTATTACCTGAAAGGTAAAAATGACACGATGTTACAAGCATATCAGACTTTGGCCACAGGAGTGGCCATAGCTTTTGGAGCTGAGAAGGCGTTCGCCGAGCAGGAAATATCAAAGATGATCGACTTCGAAATAGAATTAGCAAAT ATCACGATACCGGAAGACCAGCGACGCGATTCGGAGGCTAATTATCACAAGATGACTGTTCGCCAACTCTCACAAAATGTCTCAGGG TTTGATTGGTTGCTCTACCTCAATAGCTTTTTCAAAGAGATCAACGTGACGTTGACTGCAGATGATCTACTGGTCGTCCACGCCCCGGCCTATCTGAAAAATCTAGTAGAACTTGTtcaaaagacaaataaaag AACATTAGCAACATATCTTGTATGGAGAATCACCCAGTACAGAGTTAGTAACTTACCGTTGAAGTACAGGGAACTAACAAACCAATATAACAAG GTTATATTCGGTTCAGGGGTTGAGCGGCCACGATGGCGGACGTGCGTGTCCTACGTACAGGATCGACTGGGATGGTCAGTGGGGCGGCTGTTCGTTGAAGAATATTTTGACGACACGGCAAAATCCCAT GCCGAAGATATGATCCACAACATCAGAAAAGCCTTCAATGACTTTCTCACTGTCAACACCTGGATGGATAACGTCACGAAAAGGGCAGCCAAGGAGAAGGCGGACGCCATTAGCGAGAAGATTGGTTACCCAGAGTTCATTCTGAACAATACAGCACTGgatgagaaatatgaagag CTCACCTTCTACCCAAATctctattttgaaaatgtcctggAGAATTTAAAAGTTAGTGCCATCAAAAATCTGGAGCTGATAAAGGAAGATGTAGATAAGACTAAGTGGTCGTCATATCCTGCTGTGGTGAACGCATTTTACAGTTCATCTAGGAACCAAATCA TGTTCCCTGCAGGAATACTGCAGCCCCCATTCTTTAGTCCAACGAACCCAAA GAGTCTTAACTACGGAGGGATAGGTATGGTAATAGGCCATGAGATTACACATGGCTTCGATGATCAAG GGCGCCAGTTCGACAAAGATGGCAACCTTAAGCAGTGGTGGGGGTCAAGTGTCGTAGACGCCTTTAAAAACAAAGCACAGTGTATTATAGACCAGTATGGCAATTATACAGTAGCCGAGGTCAATATGAAT TTAAATGGCGTTCAAACCCAAGGTGAAAATATAGCGGACAATGGTGGATTAAAGCAAGCCTATAAG gCATATCGGGAGTGGGTGGTCTCCCAAGGCCACGAAGAGCCAAAATTACCGGGAATCAATTTAGAAAATAATCAGTTATTTTTCCTAAATTTCGCTCAG GTCTGGTGTGGATCACGACGGAAAGCAAGTTTTATTAATCGAATACGAACGGGCCGGCACAGCCCGGGGATGTTCAG AGTCATCGGCTCCGTTTCTAATTCGCAAGAGTTTGCCGAAGCCTACAAGTGCCCTGTCGGATCCAAGATGAACCCGAATAACAAGTGCGCAGTTTGGTGA
- the LOC135497015 gene encoding neprilysin-1-like isoform X6 — MEGKYRTEFDNDTNSSTVEIAGTNASINTMTPIMESQNSRKRGWFKRRTGLELGLFALFFLMFVVAVALLIILVTQDKGGQGPSGSPQKNGQVCYSADCVVASARLMEGMNRKADPCDDFYEYACGNWIKKNIIPEDQYSINTFSVLRDELQVQIRGLLEKPVKPSHPASVVKSKHLYTSCVNESLIDERDLTPMWPLLNELGGWPVLNKTWDDSKFDLVQMLVKLRLYNNRLLINHLVSPDDKQSDKYINQLDQASLAMPNRDYYLKGKNDTMLQAYQTLATGVAIAFGAEKAFAEQEISKMIDFEIELANITIPEDQRRDSEANYHKMTVRQLSQNVSGFDWLLYLNSFFKEINVTLTADDLLVVHAPAYLKNLVELVQKTNKRTLATYLVWRITQYRVSNLPLKYRELTNQYNKVIFGSGVERPRWRTCVSYVQDRLGWSVGRLFVEEYFDDTAKSHAEDMIHNIRKAFNDFLTVNTWMDNVTKRAAKEKADAISEKIGYPEFILNNTALDEKYEELTFYPNLYFENVLENLKVSAIKNLELIKEDVDKTKWSSYPAVVNAFYSSSRNQIMFPAGILQPPFFSPTNPKSLNYGGIGMVIGHEITHGFDDQGRQFDKDGNLKQWWGSSVVDAFKNKAQCIIDQYGNYTVAEVNMNLNGVQTQGENIADNGGLKQAYKAYREWVVSQGHEEPKLPGINLENNQLFFLNFAQVWCGSRRKASFINRIRTGRHSPGMFRVIGSVSNSQEFAEAYKCPVGSKMNPNNKCAVW, encoded by the exons CCAAAACTCACGGAAACGAGGATGGTTCAAGCGGCGGACTGGCCTAGAGCTGGGCTTGTTCGCCCTGTTTTTCTTGATGTTTGTGGTAGCCGTAGCCCTCCTGATTATACTGGTAACTCAAGACAAAGGCGGACAAG GTCCCTCAGGAAGCCCCCAGAAGAATGGACAAGTGTGTTATTCTGCTGATTGTGTTGTTGCGT CTGCCCGTCTCATGGAAGGGATGAACCGGAAGGCAGACCCCTGTGATGATTTCTACGAGTACGCCTGCGGTAACTGGATTAAGAAGAACATCATTCCCGAGGACCAGTACAGCATCAACACGTTCAGCGTCTTGCGGGACGAGCTGCAGGTTCAGATTAGGGGGCTCTTGGAGAAGCCCGTCAAGCCATCCCATCCCGCGTCGGTGGTCAAATCGAAGCATCTTTACACCTCGTGCGTAAATGAAT CCTTGATAGACGAACGAGACCTGACTCCAATGTGGCCCTTGCTCAATGAGCTGGGTGGCTGGCCAGTGTTGAACAAGACCTGGGACGACTCCAAGTTCGACTTGGTTCAGATGTTGGTCAAGCTTCGTCTGTACAACAACAGGCTTCTGATTAATCATTTGGTGTCACCAGATGACAAACAGTCGGATAAATATATCAACCAG CTCGACCAGGCATCGCTAGCTATGCCAAATAGGGACTATTACCTGAAAGGTAAAAATGACACGATGTTACAAGCATATCAGACTTTGGCCACAGGAGTGGCCATAGCTTTTGGAGCTGAGAAGGCGTTCGCCGAGCAGGAAATATCAAAGATGATCGACTTCGAAATAGAATTAGCAAAT ATCACGATACCGGAAGACCAGCGACGCGATTCGGAGGCTAATTATCACAAGATGACTGTTCGCCAACTCTCACAAAATGTCTCAGGG TTTGATTGGTTGCTCTACCTCAATAGCTTTTTCAAAGAGATCAACGTGACGTTGACTGCAGATGATCTACTGGTCGTCCACGCCCCGGCCTATCTGAAAAATCTAGTAGAACTTGTtcaaaagacaaataaaag AACATTAGCAACATATCTTGTATGGAGAATCACCCAGTACAGAGTTAGTAACTTACCGTTGAAGTACAGGGAACTAACAAACCAATATAACAAG GTTATATTCGGTTCAGGGGTTGAGCGGCCACGATGGCGGACGTGCGTGTCCTACGTACAGGATCGACTGGGATGGTCAGTGGGGCGGCTGTTCGTTGAAGAATATTTTGACGACACGGCAAAATCCCAT GCCGAAGATATGATCCACAACATCAGAAAAGCCTTCAATGACTTTCTCACTGTCAACACCTGGATGGATAACGTCACGAAAAGGGCAGCCAAGGAGAAGGCGGACGCCATTAGCGAGAAGATTGGTTACCCAGAGTTCATTCTGAACAATACAGCACTGgatgagaaatatgaagag CTCACCTTCTACCCAAATctctattttgaaaatgtcctggAGAATTTAAAAGTTAGTGCCATCAAAAATCTGGAGCTGATAAAGGAAGATGTAGATAAGACTAAGTGGTCGTCATATCCTGCTGTGGTGAACGCATTTTACAGTTCATCTAGGAACCAAATCA TGTTCCCTGCAGGAATACTGCAGCCCCCATTCTTTAGTCCAACGAACCCAAA GAGTCTTAACTACGGAGGGATAGGTATGGTAATAGGCCATGAGATTACACATGGCTTCGATGATCAAG GGCGCCAGTTCGACAAAGATGGCAACCTTAAGCAGTGGTGGGGGTCAAGTGTCGTAGACGCCTTTAAAAACAAAGCACAGTGTATTATAGACCAGTATGGCAATTATACAGTAGCCGAGGTCAATATGAAT TTAAATGGCGTTCAAACCCAAGGTGAAAATATAGCGGACAATGGTGGATTAAAGCAAGCCTATAAG gCATATCGGGAGTGGGTGGTCTCCCAAGGCCACGAAGAGCCAAAATTACCGGGAATCAATTTAGAAAATAATCAGTTATTTTTCCTAAATTTCGCTCAG GTCTGGTGTGGATCACGACGGAAAGCAAGTTTTATTAATCGAATACGAACGGGCCGGCACAGCCCGGGGATGTTCAG AGTCATCGGCTCCGTTTCTAATTCGCAAGAGTTTGCCGAAGCCTACAAGTGCCCTGTCGGATCCAAGATGAACCCGAATAACAAGTGCGCAGTTTGGTGA